A DNA window from Daucus carota subsp. sativus chromosome 3, DH1 v3.0, whole genome shotgun sequence contains the following coding sequences:
- the LOC108214231 gene encoding uncharacterized protein LOC108214231 isoform X1 codes for MPGNEVGDRVHNFFEQEHVSQGQYHPQIADGNWAAANNNFRVGNQRQFDALSSKTIDYSLQQSDLERARNNQFQQVRHNYNPPSSSRADSVNNQSHNLHQDFNGYMYGHQASQIRPEDANYVGMGIESNLNNSGRGVPLNRQLQGSSTEHPAIMRMDSFESPVSYDFFGGQPKVSEHPSMRQSLPEQQSESSDMQQLQQQLMFRKIKELQRQKDFQQLHARQQHSVKQVSSFTGQGSGNRSYDFINGTPVSDASPWAKLPTGNTNWLHNASSAMQGSPGGLVFTPGQGQASQSGNLIRQQVDQSLPGVPISRLRDSSDQYQYANNKSLQQQATYNNSYQGNNYAAFPEQVNMQDEHINNSLGFQGHKLFGQTSHQGPSGRMNMENPDEVNSLEKNVAMQDFQRKQMVGPSGTSHDTVGEARSSQNSVGLDPAEEKILFGSDDISIWDAFGEKTVMNGEASNCLDSSEINGLPSIQSGSWSALMQSAVAEISSSDVGIQENWTNLSIQHPNPPTRSHQSSTYDTGKHHTSMVANSVQVSAAAFEPVPLSEDTNLKNNYHNSSQVFQQPGQKTSREQIEGQGPNQQSSAGESNWLNSGNQNYGSASHSVNADSDGRRYSNHWAALQNGPSQLSKPNSWTFTNDVTHSGDMPSDVHGKGNHVQNSQNGQKQLMHESLNLKGGIWKVNPMSNSSAEMERLRSTTGSFQEGSSLNTAAVLNSTKSRAGDETNFLGRWKPMEAFVKTKESEDSRKPEHLLKNGPLFMGSAFPSSEKEVKTQNMDTFTEKENQNAGYRSNVSNNNFTDGSKETELSDASDSQSLAGGKQKSSNPGRPKSAGPRKFQYHPMGNLGEDVEPSYQTRHASHSKMMHLHNSEGFRSQDKGFFGNSKLIAQLPRGFIEKGKGQLPDHQEDTNRLDEVSFRGSLPNYGPEMSSAISNSVGMSALDKASHSSENMLELLHKVDQLKEHSAMHSTSTGYIPRSQTPEAESSDGIGGCLQQNQSSSAQGFGLQLAPPAQIRPGLKHFTSNPSRTDNYSSNQATGVGGDQGRMMLNSTALGQSLPSHEVGRGEYKNTKTVPGQTAIESWHTMQESFSSDSSFPCTSSQLQDQLMAKASGHAFSKECISQTITTTGISQKGAFSNRLSNIWPNVPPPQQLSGAQDRPTQPNPVQHHQSDIVESTLPVLHNLEEQGPALVNDSPSELGVDSSHPQGLVCEKEVSRKNVCVQVSSGNTDSTHKVKKSFREECGIQQLHHAPSMNPPSTRRDIEAFGRTLKPNNLVQQDFSLTNQIRAMKDVETDPSYRGSKRQKGTRNILLGEQVALRSGQPYEADATVEDGPLSSTCIPCEDPKVHHFSKQEDYGARNESENLRHGTSAAFNRIEHPNISPQMDPSWSNQYGSIKDGQMLPIHDAHKAVTLKVMEQSNKLSYAESLDHMNVSGDAREINDKHPIENSAFLATENLPSLHLLPPNNAWEHTAVSRPKKRKFAAPEIQSWEKEVSYSCQDLPSLRVAEANWAKAANRLSEKVEEDVDTNNDGLLLPRARKRLSLTRQLMQLLFPAPPAKILSAEASSNYETVVYSVARRALGDTCSLMSCLESNDSPSVQANLCSRKTSDNREKHTSQVMQNFTGRVRKLETELLRLDKKASVSDLKMEVQDVEKISIINRFAMYHSRLQADGADTSSLQNSQKPFPQRYVTAVPLPRNLPDSAQCLSL; via the exons ATGCCTGGCAATGAAGTTGGAGACAGGgttcataatttttttgaacaagAGCATGTGTCTCAGGGACAGTATCACCCACAGATCGCAGATGGAAACTGGGCGGCTGCTAATAACAATTTCCGGGTTGGTAACCAGAGGCAGTTTGATGCATTGAGTTCCAAGACAATAGACTACAGTCTACAGCAATCTG ATCTTGAGAGGGCCCGCAACAACCAATTTCAACAGGTCCGCCATAATTACAACCCACCATCTTCATCAAGGGCTGATTCGGTTAACAACCAATCTCATAACCTACACCAAGATTTTAATGGCTATATGTATGGGCATCAAGCTTCCCAGATAAGGCCGGAAGATGCAAATTATGTGGGAATGGGTATAGAATCTAATCTGAACAATTCAGGAAGAGGTGTCCCATTAAATAGACAATTGCAAGGGAGTAGTACCGAGCATCCTGCAATAATGAGGATGGATTCTTTTGAATCTCCTGTTAGTTATGATTTTTTTGGTGGCCAGCCAAAAGTGAGTGAACATCCAAGTATGCGTCAATCCTTACCAGAGCAACAATCTGAATCAAGTGACATGCAACAACTGCAGCAACAACTGATGTTTAGAAAGATTAAAGAACTCCAAAGGCAGAAGGATTTTCAACAACTACATGCAAGGCAACAACACTCGGTAAAACAGGTTTCCTCTTTTACTGGACAGGGGTCTGGCAACCGTTCTTATGACTTCATTAATGGCACACCCGTTTCTGATGCATCTCCCTGGGCAAAGCTGCCAACAGGAAATACAAATTGGCTTCACAATGCCTCTTCTGCTATGCAAGGATCACCTGGTGGACTTGTGTTTACTCCAGGGCAAGGTCAGGCATCACAATCAGGAAATTTGATTCGTCAGCAGGTTGATCAATCTCTACCAGGAGTTCCTATTTCTAGATTGAGGGACAGCTCAGACCAGTATCAATATGCAAATAACAAGTCTCTGCAGCAACAAGCAACTTATAATAATTCTTACCAAGGTAATAATTATGCTGCATTCCCTGAACAGGTTAACATGCAGGATGAGCATATTAATAATAGCCTGGGTTTCCAAGGTCATAAATTGTTCGGACAAACTTCTCATCAAGGTCCAAGTGGTAGAATGAATATGGAAAACCCTGACGAAGTGAATTCCCTGGAAAAAAATGTTGCCATGCAGGATTTCCAGAGGAAGCAGATGGTTGGTCCGTCAGGAACGTCACATGATACGGTTGGGGAAGCACGCTCTTCACAGAATTCAGTTGGCCTAGATCCTGCTGAAGAGAAAATTCTATTTGGTTCTGATGATATTAGTATCTGGGATGCATTTGGTGAGAAGACCGTCATGAATGGAGAAGCGTCAAATTGTTTAGACAGTTCAGAAATAAATGGATTGCCTTCTATTCAAAGCGGCAGTTGGAGTGCTCTGATGCAGTCTGCTGTTGCAGAGATCTCTAGTAGTGACGTAGGGATTCAGGAAAACTGGACTAATTTGAGCATCCAGCATCCTAATCCTCCTACTCGTAGTCACCAGTCTTCGACTTATGACACAGGTAAGCACCATACTTCAATGGTTGCTAACAGTGTGCAAGTCTCGGCAGCTGCTTTTGAACCAGTTCCTCTTTCTGAAGATACTAATCTGAAGAATAACTATCATAATAGTTCCCAAGTATTCCAGCAACCTGGACAGAAAACGTCACGAGAACAAATTGAGGGCCAGGGACCCAATCAACAGTCCTCGGCAGGAGAAAGTAATTGGCTCAATAGTGGGAATCAGAATTATGGAAGTGCTAGTCATTCTGTCAATGCAGATAGTGATGGAAGAAGATATTCAAATCATTGGGCTGCTCTGCAGAATGGACCTAGCCAACTTTCTAAACCAAATAGCTGGACTTTTACCAATGATGTGACACACAGTGGGGATATGCCTTCTGATGTCCATGGAAAGGGAAATCATGTGCAAAACTCTCAGAATGGTCAGAAACAACTTATGCACGAGTCATTGAATTTGAAAGGTGGCATATGGAAAGTCAATCCTATGAGCAATTCATCTGCTGAAATGGAGCGGCTAAGGTCTACTACTGGAAGTTTTCAAGAGGGATCTAGCTTGAATACTGCTGCGGTACTAAATTCTACCAAATCAAGGGCAGGTGATGAAACTAATTTCCTTGGTAGGTGGAAACCAATGGAAGCCTTTGTGAAGACTAAAGAGAGCGAGGACTCTCGAAAACCAGAGCATCTTCTTAAGAATGGCCCTCTATTCATGGGCTCAGCATTTCCTAGTTCTGAGAAGGAGGTTAAAACCCAAAATATGGACACCTTTACAGAAAAGGAGAATCAAAATGCCGGCTATCGATCTAATGTGTCCAACAACAATTTTACTGATGGTTCAAAGGAAACTGAATTGTCGGATGCTAGTGATTCTCAGAGTTTGGCTGGTGGGAAGCAGAAATCTTCTAACCCAGGCCGCCCTAAATCTGCTGGCCCCCGTAAATTTCAGTATCATCCTATGGGCAACTTGGGCGAGGATGTTGAGCCTTCTTATCAAACGAGGCATGCTAGTCATTCAAAGATGATGCATTTGCACAACTCTGAAGGGTTTAGAAGTCAAGATAAGGGGTTCTTTGGCAACTCTAAGCTTATTGCTCAGTTACCTAGAGGTTTTATTGAAAAGGGGAAG GGGCAATTGCCTGATCACCAAGAAGATACAAATAGATTAGATGAGGTGTCATTCAGAGGCAGTCTTCCTAATTATGGGCCTGAAATGTCTTCTGCCATTAGCAACTCTGTTGGTATGAGTGCATTGGACAAGGCATCGCATTCAAG TGAAAATATGCTGGAGCTTCTTCACAAGGTGGATCAGTTGAAGGAGCATAGCGCAATGCACAGTACCTCTACTGGATATATTCCTAGATCCCAAACTCCCGAAGCTGAAAGCTCAGATGGAATTGGTGGTTGCCTCCAGCAAAATCAGTCCTCTTCTGCTCAAGGCTTTGGCTTACAGCTGGCTCCTCCAGCACAGATTAGACCAGGTTTGAAGCATTTTACTTCAAACCCCTCTCGGACAGATAATTATTCTTCGAATCAGGCTACTGGAGTTGGCGGAGACCAGGGTAGGATGATGTTGAATTCCACTGCTTTGGGTCAATCTCTGCCTTCTCATGAAGTAGGTAGAGGAGAATATAAGAATACTAAAACCGTTCCTGGACAAACAGCTATTGAATCATGGCACACGATGCAAGAAAGTTTCTCTTCTGATTCTAGTTTCCCCTGTACAAGCAGCCAACTTCAAGATCAACTCATGGCTAAAGCAAGTGGACATGCATTTTCAAAAGAGTGCATTTCTCAAACAATCACTACAACTGGAATCTCACAAAAGGGTGCATTTTCAAACAGGTTATCTAATATCTGGCCCAATGTTCCACCACCACAACAACTTTCAGGCGCTCAGGATCGTCCTACCCAGCCAAACCCTGTTCAGCATCATCAATCTGATATCGTTGAATCAACTTTGCCTGTTCTGCACAATTTGGAGGAACAAGGCCCGGCACTGGTTAATGATTCTCCATCTGAGTTAGGTGTGGACTCCTCGCATCCTCAAGGTTTGGTTTGTGAAAAAGAGGTGTCAAGGAAGAATGTCTGTGTGCAGGTATCATCCGGTAACACAGACTCGACACATAAAGTAAAAAAATCATTCAGGGAAGAGTGTGGTATCCAGCAACTCCATCATGCACCTTCTATGAATCCACCTTCAACTCGGAGAGATATTGAGGCCTTTGGTCGCACTTTGAAACCAAATAACCTTGTCCAACAAGATTTCTCTTTAACAAATCAAATTCGAGCAATGAAGGATGTAGAGACTGATCCAAGTTATAGGGGATCAAAGAGACAGAAAGGAACCAGAAATATTCTTCTGGGGGAACAAGTTGCTTTGAGGTCAGGGCAGCCATATGAAGCTGATGCTACTGTGGAAGATGGCCCTCTTTCATCTACTTGTATTCCATGTGAAGATCCTAAAGTGCATCACTTCTCAAAGCAAGAGGATTATGGGGCAAGAAATGAATCTGAAAATTTGCGGCATGGTACTAGTGCTGCTTTTAATAGAATTGAACATCCAAACATCAGTCCACAGATGGATCCATCTTGGTCTAATCAGTATGGAAGCATTAAAGATGGGCAGATGTTGCCAATTCATGATGCACATAAAGCTGTTACTTTAAAGGTCATGGAACAATCAAATAAGCTGTCGTATGCGGAGTCACTTGATCACATGAATGTTTCTGGTGATGCAAGAGAAATCAATGATAAGCACCCAATCGAAAATTCTGCGTTCTTAGCAACTGAGAATCTGCCGTCCCTCCATTTATTGCCTCCAAACAATGCATGGGAACATACAGCGGTTTCAAGGCCAAAAAAGCGTAAATTTGCTGCGCCTGAGATTCAATCTTGGGAAAAGGAAGTGTCTTATAGTTGCCAAGATCTTCCTTCTCTAAG AGTGGCTGAAGCAAACTGGGCCAAAGCAGCAAATCGATTGAGTGAGAAG GTTGAAGAGGATGTTGACACAAATAACGATGGGTTGCTATTGCCTAGAGCAAGAAAGCGCCTGAGTTTAACCAGGCAACTTATGCAACTATTGTTTCCTGCTCCTCCGGCGAAGATTCTCTCTGCAGAGGCCAGTTCAAACTACGAGACTGTGGTTTATTCTGTTGCTAGACGAGCATTAGGTGATACGTGCAGTTTAATGTCTTGCCTAGAAAGTAACGACTCTCCCTCCGTTCAAGCAAACTT GTGCAGTCGTAAAACATCAGATAATCGTGAGAAGcacacatcacaagtcatgcaaAACTTCACTGGTAGAGTGAGGAAGCTGGAGACAGAACTATTAAG ATTGGACAAGAAGGCATCAGTGTCAGACTTAAAAATGGAAGTTCAAGATGTGGAGAAAATTTCTATTATCAATCGGTTTGCCATGTATCATAGCCGCTTGCAAGCAGATGGGGCTGATACCTCGTCTTTGCAGAATTCACAGAAACCCTTTCCCCAAAGATATGTCACTGCTGTTCCGTTGCCTAGGAATCTCCCTGACAGTGCACAATGTCTTTCATTATGA
- the LOC108211551 gene encoding protein Asterix: MSTTGNDPRQPSTARRYVAPVVAPENLPIDYAGFIAIVFGVVGVMFRYKFGSWLALICCAHSLANMKNLETDLKQISTAVMFAIMGIMTNYFGPPRPGSQS; the protein is encoded by the exons ATGTCGACGACGGGCAACGATCCACGACAACCATCGACGGCGAGGCGCTACGTTGCTCCGGTCGTAGCGCCGGAAAATCTGCCCATCGATTACGCCGGTTTCATCGCCATCGTCTTTGGCGTTGTTGGCGTTATGTTCAGA TACAAGTTTGGATCGTGGCTAGCTTTGATCTGCTGTGCTCACTCCCTTGCAAACATGAAAAATCTCGAAACTGATTTGAAACAGATCTCTACTGCTGTTAT GTTTGCCATCATGGGAATCATGACAAACTACTTTGGGCCTCCTCGACCTGGTTCTCAAAGTTAA
- the LOC108214231 gene encoding uncharacterized protein LOC108214231 isoform X2, producing MPGNEVGDRVHNFFEQEHVSQGQYHPQIADGNWAAANNNFRVGNQRQFDALSSKTIDYSLQQSDLERARNNQFQQVRHNYNPPSSSRADSVNNQSHNLHQDFNGYMYGHQASQIRPEDANYVGMGIESNLNNSGRGVPLNRQLQGSSTEHPAIMRMDSFESPVSYDFFGGQPKVSEHPSMRQSLPEQQSESSDMQQLQQQLMFRKIKELQRQKDFQQLHARQQHSVKQVSSFTGQGSGNRSYDFINGTPVSDASPWAKLPTGNTNWLHNASSAMQGSPGGLVFTPGQGQASQSGNLIRQQVDQSLPGVPISRLRDSSDQYQYANNKSLQQQATYNNSYQGNNYAAFPEQVNMQDEHINNSLGFQGHKLFGQTSHQGPSGRMNMENPDEVNSLEKNVAMQDFQRKQMVGPSGTSHDTVGEARSSQNSVGLDPAEEKILFGSDDISIWDAFGEKTVMNGEASNCLDSSEINGLPSIQSGSWSALMQSAVAEISSSDVGIQENWTNLSIQHPNPPTRSHQSSTYDTGKHHTSMVANSVQVSAAAFEPVPLSEDTNLKNNYHNSSQVFQQPGQKTSREQIEGQGPNQQSSAGESNWLNSGNQNYGSASHSVNADSDGRRYSNHWAALQNGPSQLSKPNSWTFTNDVTHSGDMPSDVHGKGNHVQNSQNGQKQLMHESLNLKGGIWKVNPMSNSSAEMERLRSTTGSFQEGSSLNTAAVLNSTKSRAGDETNFLGRWKPMEAFVKTKESEDSRKPEHLLKNGPLFMGSAFPSSEKEVKTQNMDTFTEKENQNAGYRSNVSNNNFTDGSKETELSDASDSQSLAGGKQKSSNPGRPKSAGPRKFQYHPMGNLGEDVEPSYQTRHASHSKMMHLHNSEGFRSQDKGFFGNSKLIAQLPRGFIEKGKGQLPDHQEDTNRLDEVSFRGSLPNYGPEMSSAISNSVGMSALDKASHSSENMLELLHKVDQLKEHSAMHSTSTGYIPRSQTPEAESSDGIGGCLQQNQSSSAQGFGLQLAPPAQIRPGLKHFTSNPSRTDNYSSNQATGVGGDQGRMMLNSTALGQSLPSHEVGRGEYKNTKTVPGQTAIESWHTMQESFSSDSSFPCTSSQLQDQLMAKASGHAFSKECISQTITTTGISQKGAFSNRLSNIWPNVPPPQQLSGAQDRPTQPNPVQHHQSDIVESTLPVLHNLEEQGPALVNDSPSELGVDSSHPQGLVCEKEVSRKNVCVQVSSGNTDSTHKVKKSFREECGIQQLHHAPSMNPPSTRRDIEAFGRTLKPNNLVQQDFSLTNQIRAMKDVETDPSYRGSKRQKGTRNILLGEQVALRSGQPYEADATVEDGPLSSTCIPCEDPKVHHFSKQEDYGARNESENLRHGTSAAFNRIEHPNISPQMDPSWSNQYGSIKDGQMLPIHDAHKAVTLKVMEQSNKLSYAESLDHMNVSGDAREINDKHPIENSAFLATENLPSLHLLPPNNAWEHTAVSRPKKRKFAAPEIQSWEKEVSYSCQDLPSLRVAEANWAKAANRLSEKVEEDVDTNNDGLLLPRARKRLSLTRQLMQLLFPAPPAKILSAEASSNYETVVYSVARRALGDTCSLMSCLESNDSPSVQANFRKTSDNREKHTSQVMQNFTGRVRKLETELLRLDKKASVSDLKMEVQDVEKISIINRFAMYHSRLQADGADTSSLQNSQKPFPQRYVTAVPLPRNLPDSAQCLSL from the exons ATGCCTGGCAATGAAGTTGGAGACAGGgttcataatttttttgaacaagAGCATGTGTCTCAGGGACAGTATCACCCACAGATCGCAGATGGAAACTGGGCGGCTGCTAATAACAATTTCCGGGTTGGTAACCAGAGGCAGTTTGATGCATTGAGTTCCAAGACAATAGACTACAGTCTACAGCAATCTG ATCTTGAGAGGGCCCGCAACAACCAATTTCAACAGGTCCGCCATAATTACAACCCACCATCTTCATCAAGGGCTGATTCGGTTAACAACCAATCTCATAACCTACACCAAGATTTTAATGGCTATATGTATGGGCATCAAGCTTCCCAGATAAGGCCGGAAGATGCAAATTATGTGGGAATGGGTATAGAATCTAATCTGAACAATTCAGGAAGAGGTGTCCCATTAAATAGACAATTGCAAGGGAGTAGTACCGAGCATCCTGCAATAATGAGGATGGATTCTTTTGAATCTCCTGTTAGTTATGATTTTTTTGGTGGCCAGCCAAAAGTGAGTGAACATCCAAGTATGCGTCAATCCTTACCAGAGCAACAATCTGAATCAAGTGACATGCAACAACTGCAGCAACAACTGATGTTTAGAAAGATTAAAGAACTCCAAAGGCAGAAGGATTTTCAACAACTACATGCAAGGCAACAACACTCGGTAAAACAGGTTTCCTCTTTTACTGGACAGGGGTCTGGCAACCGTTCTTATGACTTCATTAATGGCACACCCGTTTCTGATGCATCTCCCTGGGCAAAGCTGCCAACAGGAAATACAAATTGGCTTCACAATGCCTCTTCTGCTATGCAAGGATCACCTGGTGGACTTGTGTTTACTCCAGGGCAAGGTCAGGCATCACAATCAGGAAATTTGATTCGTCAGCAGGTTGATCAATCTCTACCAGGAGTTCCTATTTCTAGATTGAGGGACAGCTCAGACCAGTATCAATATGCAAATAACAAGTCTCTGCAGCAACAAGCAACTTATAATAATTCTTACCAAGGTAATAATTATGCTGCATTCCCTGAACAGGTTAACATGCAGGATGAGCATATTAATAATAGCCTGGGTTTCCAAGGTCATAAATTGTTCGGACAAACTTCTCATCAAGGTCCAAGTGGTAGAATGAATATGGAAAACCCTGACGAAGTGAATTCCCTGGAAAAAAATGTTGCCATGCAGGATTTCCAGAGGAAGCAGATGGTTGGTCCGTCAGGAACGTCACATGATACGGTTGGGGAAGCACGCTCTTCACAGAATTCAGTTGGCCTAGATCCTGCTGAAGAGAAAATTCTATTTGGTTCTGATGATATTAGTATCTGGGATGCATTTGGTGAGAAGACCGTCATGAATGGAGAAGCGTCAAATTGTTTAGACAGTTCAGAAATAAATGGATTGCCTTCTATTCAAAGCGGCAGTTGGAGTGCTCTGATGCAGTCTGCTGTTGCAGAGATCTCTAGTAGTGACGTAGGGATTCAGGAAAACTGGACTAATTTGAGCATCCAGCATCCTAATCCTCCTACTCGTAGTCACCAGTCTTCGACTTATGACACAGGTAAGCACCATACTTCAATGGTTGCTAACAGTGTGCAAGTCTCGGCAGCTGCTTTTGAACCAGTTCCTCTTTCTGAAGATACTAATCTGAAGAATAACTATCATAATAGTTCCCAAGTATTCCAGCAACCTGGACAGAAAACGTCACGAGAACAAATTGAGGGCCAGGGACCCAATCAACAGTCCTCGGCAGGAGAAAGTAATTGGCTCAATAGTGGGAATCAGAATTATGGAAGTGCTAGTCATTCTGTCAATGCAGATAGTGATGGAAGAAGATATTCAAATCATTGGGCTGCTCTGCAGAATGGACCTAGCCAACTTTCTAAACCAAATAGCTGGACTTTTACCAATGATGTGACACACAGTGGGGATATGCCTTCTGATGTCCATGGAAAGGGAAATCATGTGCAAAACTCTCAGAATGGTCAGAAACAACTTATGCACGAGTCATTGAATTTGAAAGGTGGCATATGGAAAGTCAATCCTATGAGCAATTCATCTGCTGAAATGGAGCGGCTAAGGTCTACTACTGGAAGTTTTCAAGAGGGATCTAGCTTGAATACTGCTGCGGTACTAAATTCTACCAAATCAAGGGCAGGTGATGAAACTAATTTCCTTGGTAGGTGGAAACCAATGGAAGCCTTTGTGAAGACTAAAGAGAGCGAGGACTCTCGAAAACCAGAGCATCTTCTTAAGAATGGCCCTCTATTCATGGGCTCAGCATTTCCTAGTTCTGAGAAGGAGGTTAAAACCCAAAATATGGACACCTTTACAGAAAAGGAGAATCAAAATGCCGGCTATCGATCTAATGTGTCCAACAACAATTTTACTGATGGTTCAAAGGAAACTGAATTGTCGGATGCTAGTGATTCTCAGAGTTTGGCTGGTGGGAAGCAGAAATCTTCTAACCCAGGCCGCCCTAAATCTGCTGGCCCCCGTAAATTTCAGTATCATCCTATGGGCAACTTGGGCGAGGATGTTGAGCCTTCTTATCAAACGAGGCATGCTAGTCATTCAAAGATGATGCATTTGCACAACTCTGAAGGGTTTAGAAGTCAAGATAAGGGGTTCTTTGGCAACTCTAAGCTTATTGCTCAGTTACCTAGAGGTTTTATTGAAAAGGGGAAG GGGCAATTGCCTGATCACCAAGAAGATACAAATAGATTAGATGAGGTGTCATTCAGAGGCAGTCTTCCTAATTATGGGCCTGAAATGTCTTCTGCCATTAGCAACTCTGTTGGTATGAGTGCATTGGACAAGGCATCGCATTCAAG TGAAAATATGCTGGAGCTTCTTCACAAGGTGGATCAGTTGAAGGAGCATAGCGCAATGCACAGTACCTCTACTGGATATATTCCTAGATCCCAAACTCCCGAAGCTGAAAGCTCAGATGGAATTGGTGGTTGCCTCCAGCAAAATCAGTCCTCTTCTGCTCAAGGCTTTGGCTTACAGCTGGCTCCTCCAGCACAGATTAGACCAGGTTTGAAGCATTTTACTTCAAACCCCTCTCGGACAGATAATTATTCTTCGAATCAGGCTACTGGAGTTGGCGGAGACCAGGGTAGGATGATGTTGAATTCCACTGCTTTGGGTCAATCTCTGCCTTCTCATGAAGTAGGTAGAGGAGAATATAAGAATACTAAAACCGTTCCTGGACAAACAGCTATTGAATCATGGCACACGATGCAAGAAAGTTTCTCTTCTGATTCTAGTTTCCCCTGTACAAGCAGCCAACTTCAAGATCAACTCATGGCTAAAGCAAGTGGACATGCATTTTCAAAAGAGTGCATTTCTCAAACAATCACTACAACTGGAATCTCACAAAAGGGTGCATTTTCAAACAGGTTATCTAATATCTGGCCCAATGTTCCACCACCACAACAACTTTCAGGCGCTCAGGATCGTCCTACCCAGCCAAACCCTGTTCAGCATCATCAATCTGATATCGTTGAATCAACTTTGCCTGTTCTGCACAATTTGGAGGAACAAGGCCCGGCACTGGTTAATGATTCTCCATCTGAGTTAGGTGTGGACTCCTCGCATCCTCAAGGTTTGGTTTGTGAAAAAGAGGTGTCAAGGAAGAATGTCTGTGTGCAGGTATCATCCGGTAACACAGACTCGACACATAAAGTAAAAAAATCATTCAGGGAAGAGTGTGGTATCCAGCAACTCCATCATGCACCTTCTATGAATCCACCTTCAACTCGGAGAGATATTGAGGCCTTTGGTCGCACTTTGAAACCAAATAACCTTGTCCAACAAGATTTCTCTTTAACAAATCAAATTCGAGCAATGAAGGATGTAGAGACTGATCCAAGTTATAGGGGATCAAAGAGACAGAAAGGAACCAGAAATATTCTTCTGGGGGAACAAGTTGCTTTGAGGTCAGGGCAGCCATATGAAGCTGATGCTACTGTGGAAGATGGCCCTCTTTCATCTACTTGTATTCCATGTGAAGATCCTAAAGTGCATCACTTCTCAAAGCAAGAGGATTATGGGGCAAGAAATGAATCTGAAAATTTGCGGCATGGTACTAGTGCTGCTTTTAATAGAATTGAACATCCAAACATCAGTCCACAGATGGATCCATCTTGGTCTAATCAGTATGGAAGCATTAAAGATGGGCAGATGTTGCCAATTCATGATGCACATAAAGCTGTTACTTTAAAGGTCATGGAACAATCAAATAAGCTGTCGTATGCGGAGTCACTTGATCACATGAATGTTTCTGGTGATGCAAGAGAAATCAATGATAAGCACCCAATCGAAAATTCTGCGTTCTTAGCAACTGAGAATCTGCCGTCCCTCCATTTATTGCCTCCAAACAATGCATGGGAACATACAGCGGTTTCAAGGCCAAAAAAGCGTAAATTTGCTGCGCCTGAGATTCAATCTTGGGAAAAGGAAGTGTCTTATAGTTGCCAAGATCTTCCTTCTCTAAG AGTGGCTGAAGCAAACTGGGCCAAAGCAGCAAATCGATTGAGTGAGAAG GTTGAAGAGGATGTTGACACAAATAACGATGGGTTGCTATTGCCTAGAGCAAGAAAGCGCCTGAGTTTAACCAGGCAACTTATGCAACTATTGTTTCCTGCTCCTCCGGCGAAGATTCTCTCTGCAGAGGCCAGTTCAAACTACGAGACTGTGGTTTATTCTGTTGCTAGACGAGCATTAGGTGATACGTGCAGTTTAATGTCTTGCCTAGAAAGTAACGACTCTCCCTCCGTTCAAGCAAACTT TCGTAAAACATCAGATAATCGTGAGAAGcacacatcacaagtcatgcaaAACTTCACTGGTAGAGTGAGGAAGCTGGAGACAGAACTATTAAG ATTGGACAAGAAGGCATCAGTGTCAGACTTAAAAATGGAAGTTCAAGATGTGGAGAAAATTTCTATTATCAATCGGTTTGCCATGTATCATAGCCGCTTGCAAGCAGATGGGGCTGATACCTCGTCTTTGCAGAATTCACAGAAACCCTTTCCCCAAAGATATGTCACTGCTGTTCCGTTGCCTAGGAATCTCCCTGACAGTGCACAATGTCTTTCATTATGA